The DNA window CGCTTTCAAAAAGCTTTTTGCGAATTTCTTCTTTCACAGTCTCAAAAGGAACCTGTTGCACTACCTCTCCCTGGCGTCGGGAAAGCAGCTTGAAGATCTGGAAGGTATTTTGCGTTTCCAGCACAGGAGTGATTTCTCCCGCCTTCAGTTTGACCACTGCCTCGCGCATTGTTAAGGCCATCTCGTCTTCCTGAAAGATTCCTATGTCGCCGCCATCGACAGCGGATGGCAGATCAGACTTCTGTCTGGCAAGTTCGGCAAAATCGGCTCCGTCCAAAAGCTGCTGCCGAGTTTCTACAGCCTCCCTGCGTGCACGTGCCTTATCTGCCATCAACAAGCCTGGTGATTGCCGCATCTCCTCGGAATCTCCCCAGGTAAAACCCATCTGCAGAAGATAGTAGCCACCGTCCTGAAGTTCCTCTGCGTATTCGGCGGCGTAATATTCCCTGATCATTTCATCGGTGATAATGATTTTGGAGCGAACCTCGTAGAGGATGAGTTTATCACGGAGGAGTTGATTGCGCTGATCTTCCATGTATTTTTCTTCTGAAAGACCGGAGGCTTTCAGCTTGGCGAGAAGTTCCTGACGCGTCACTCCCATTTTTTCCAGGTTTCTGGCAAAACTCTGTTCGAATTCAGCATCGGATAAATCTATATTGACCTTTGCCGCCTCCTGGGAAATCAGGTGCTGGTCGATCAGTTTGGCCAGAATTCTTTCCTGTGCTTCTCGCAGTGCTTGTCGGCGCTGATCCTCTGGGACCGACTCTTGTATCTTCTCTAGAAATTCTCTACCGTTTTCCTGTAACTCCGTAAGAGTGATGATATCGTCATTTACTACGGCGACAACGCGATCAACCAGTTGCGCTTTGGCAATTCCATGAGGGAAGAGCATCAGGATTGTGAAGAGGAGTGCCGGTATTGCGGTCATGGGGCTGTGAAACATTTTAAAGGTCATATAAGTACCTGAGGTTGCAGAATTATCTGTGGTCTTTGTGTGGAAGTTCCAATCAGTGTATCAAGTATTTACCATTTGTTCACCAAATCTGAAAACATTTTCTTGCTTCTCATCACTGAATATGACTGGCTGAGCTGATCCCGGCATGGTAATAAAAAAGAAGAAGAGTACTCAAAAGAGCCGGCAAGGGCTATAAATGATTGACTCCCTGAAAAAGCGGCACTACGATATGAGGACGTGGTCTGCATTATTGATATAATATATTTAGCGAGGAAAAGATGTTGAATTCCCCAAAACATAGTTTTTGTTTATCCAGCAGCGGTAGGATCAGGAAAAGTGCATTTCTGCAGGTGGTCTTCATTGGGTTGGCATTACTCTATTCAACCACCGCATCGGGTGCTACCAAAATGCCCGATTTTGCCCTGCCCAATATACTTAATGAAAATACTATCAGCAGCAGCTCCTTTGAAGGCAAGGCGCTTCTCCTCACCTTTTTTGCGACATGGTGTCCGCCATGTATGGAAGAGGTACCAACCCTTATCAAGCTTCAGGAAAAATACGGCAGGGCAGATTTTTCCGTTATAGGATTCTCGGTTGATCAGGGTGGTGCCGCAGTTGTCAGAAAATTTGTAGACAAGAAATCCATCAATTATCCGGTAGCTCTGGCGGATGCCCGGACTATGCAGGATTTCGGCGGAGTATATGGGATTCCCGTTTCCTTTCTGGTTAACAAAGAAGGCAATGTCGTTAAGAAGTACACCGGATATATTCCTCAATCTGTTCTTGAAAAAGACCTGAAAAAAATACTATAGAGATGCGTCGATAGGGTCAACACGAATCACTTTTTTCTGTTGATGGTTAATATGACAAGAGCGCGGGGTGTTTTTTCCCCGATTCAGCCTTGAACCGTCCACTAGTGCCTCTCCTGAAACTATGTCGTAAAATCGAGAAGACGGATAAAAGAGAACTTAAAAAGCAAAGAGTTTACATATGCCCACAAGGCGCTTCCGGCTCAGCCGGGTTGGTGCCTCGAACCTTTTTTCCTTTATGCAGGAAAACGATTCACTCAGCAGAGACAACAAAAGAGAGTTTGAGATAAATGGAGTTACTCAAAGCGGTGGTGCTTGGCATAGTCCAGGGTCTTACGGAATTTTTGCCGATTTCCAGTTCGGGGCATCTTGTCATCGGCTCGGAGCTCCTTGCTTTTCAGGGAAAAGGTGTTGCTTTCGATGTCTTTCTTCACCTGGGGTCTCTTCTTGCAGTGCTACTGGTCTTTCGCAGCGAAATTATGGAGATGATTGCGGCGCCCTTTCAGTATATGGCGGGAGAGCGCAGCGAAAGAGTCCAGTTGGGCCTCAGGTGGAATGTCTTTGTCGTCATATCGCTTATTCCTGCGATAATTGTAGGCTTATTTCTCAAAGACTCTATAGAGAGTATCTTTTCTAACCTGCTGCTGGTTTTTGTGATGCTCGGTATCACCGGAATATTGATGATTGCCAGTAAATATCTGCGGCTTAGGAATATACCTCTGCAGGGCAGACACGCCTTTTTGATTGGTTGCGCCCAGGCCCTGGCTATTCTGCCCGGTATGTCACGCTCCGGTTCGACAATCTTTGCCGGCATGGCGTTGGGGATAGACAGACAGGTTGTGGCCCGGTTCTCCTTTATCATGTCCATTCCGGCGATTCTGGGCGCCATGGTGCTGCATCTCGAGGATCTTGTCGGCAGTCCACCACCTTTGGAATCAATGGCCGGCATCGCTGCCGGAACAGTGGCTGCTGCCGTTTCCGGATATTATGCAATTGTTTTGCTGCTTGATATTGTTCGGAAAAATAGATTACAATGGTTTGGGTATTATTGTCTGGCTCTCAGCCTGGCTGGAATGCTGTACCTTTACATTACATAGTCCAGGCAGGTGAATACGCCGGAAGTCCTCAGCTAAAGTCAGGTAGTGTCTGTCCAGGGACACTAGATAAGAGACTATTCAGATATGAACCTTTATCCCGTTAACCTCGATTTACAGAACAGAATCTGTCTGATTTTCGGCGGCGGTGAAGTTGCAGCCAGGAAGATTGATGCTCTTGTCTCCTGCGGCGCCGCTGTTTCCGTTATCAGCCCTGAAGTTCTTCCGGTTATAGAAGAAAGGGCCGAGGCGGGGAAAATTACCTGGTTGCGGAGATCGTATCAGAGGGGCGATATGGACGGAGCTTTCCTGGTTTTTGCGGCGACAGGCAGCAGGGCTGTTCAGCAGGCTATTGTGGACGAGGCGCGGGAGAAATCCATCCTGGTCAACAGCGCTAGCCAGCCCGAAGCCTGCACTTTCCAGGTTCCGGCCAAAGTGCGTCGCGGAAAATTTTTACTTACAGTGTCCACCGGAGGCGGCAGTCCCGCTCTTGCCTCAAAACTGCGTAAAAAGCTTGAGAAGGAATACGGGCCGGAATACCAGCAATTTATCGAATTGATGTCGTATGTCAGGGGAAAAATTATTAGCGACGGCAACACCCAGGAATCTCATAAGGCAGTGTTCGAAAAACTTCTCCAGCTAGATATTGCAGCGCAGATACGTCAACAGGACTGGTTCGCTCTGCAAAAAGAACTGAGGACGATTTTGCCTGAGAACATGGATGTTGATGACGTGATGGCCGCCATACAAGCCCCCTCGGCAACATCTTCTTCGGGGCAGGATATGCCTTGTCCTTGCAAACAACAACCAGATAGCGAACAATGATTTCTGAAATTAATTATCTGCTGTTCCAGGCTATTATTGTGGTCACCGTCAGTTCTACCGCCCTCTATCTGGTCTTTTTTGTCAACCAGAAGGAAAAAATCCGTACAATCGCCAGAAATGTCCTTGTTCTCTCGGGAATTCTGCAGACACTGTATATAATCACCCGCTATATCCTTACCGGACACACTCCGATAACCAGCGAGCATGAATCCGTTTTCTTCTTTGTCTGGGCTCTAACGTGGGCATACCTGTCTTTTCGCTGGCGTTACACCGTCAAGAATTTCGGTACCTTTACCTCGATGCTCATTACTGTCCTGGTTCTCATTTCCGCGATGGTATCAAAGGACATCAATCCGCTGCTGCCGGTGCTCAAAAGCTGGTGGCTGCCTGTCCATGCAGGGATTACCATTTTTGCCTATGCCTTTCTTGGCCTCGCCTTTATCGGCGCGCTTATGTACCTTGTGCAGGAATGGGAGTTGAAGAGCAAGAGGTTCGGCTACTTCTATTCACGGCTGCCCTCACTGGACGCACTGGATCAGCTTAATACCCATTGTCTCACTACAGGATTCATTTTCCTGACCCTCGGTATAGTCACTGGTACCATCTGGGCCAGGCAGGTTCTGGGAAGCTACTGGCGCTGGGATCCCAAGGAAGTCTGGACGATCATCACTTGGTTTATCTACCTGATCCAGTTTCATCAGCGTCTTACTGTCGGCTGGCGCGGCAAAAAAGCCGCCATAATGGCGATAATAGGATTCTGCTCAGTAATTTTCACCCTCTGGGGTGTCACATATCTCCTGGGAGGGGATCATTTCAATGCCCGGTGAGAAAATACTCCTTCTGGGAGTTAACCATAAAACCACTCCAGTGCACATACGGGAAAAAATGGCGCTCACGGGTGGTTACGAACAACCGCTTCTGCAGTTAAAATCGATTAAGGGATGCAAGGAATGCTATCTGCTCTCAACCTGCAACAGGGTAGAGTTGCTGCTGGTGACCGATTCAGTGGCAGAACTTGAAAATAAGATAATCGATTATCTTTTCGAGGAAAAGGTCTCCCGGGAAAAAAGCCGGGAATACCTCTATGTCTATCACGACGACGAGGCCGTTCACCATTTCTTTATGGTTGCCGCCAGTCTTGATTCAATGATAGTAGGTGAAGCGCAGATTCTCGGGCAACTCAAGGAAGCCTATCGTCATGCCGCCGGCCTCAACTGTACCGGTGCTCTGCTCAATAAGCTTCTGCATAAGTCGTTTTCCGTAGCCAAACGGGTGCGCAGCGAGACCGGCATCGGCGCATCGGCTGTTTCCATCAGTTATGCCGCAGTGCAACTGGCGAAAAAGATCTTCGGCGGTCTCAAGGGGAAAAAGGTGCTTCTTATAGGTGCAGGCGAGATGGCGGAGCTTGCTGCGGAACATCTTGTGGGGCAGGGTGTCGGCGGAGTGGTGGTTGCCAACCGCACATTTTCCCGGGCGCTCGATCTGGCGAAACGATTCAACGGCAAAGCCGTCTCACTGGAAGAGCTCAGGAATCAGCTGGAATATGTCGATATCATCATCAGTTCAACAGGAGCGACGGAAATTATCATTAGCAAGGATGATGTCAAGGGGGTTATGCGCTCCAGAAGAAACCGTCCCCTCTTTTTTATAGACATTGCCGTCCCCCGTGATCTGGATCCCAAACTGATAGATCTTGATAACGTTTTTCTCTATGACATCGATGACTTGGTAAGTGTTGTGGAGATGAACAAGTCGGAGCGTGATAAGGAAGCCGTCAAGGCCCGCCGTATCGTCGATGAAGAATCTCTGAAATTCCAGCGATGGCGGGAGGGCATGACGATTGCTCCAACCATACGGGCGATGCACCACAAGATTGAGAAAATCTGCAGGGAGGAGTTGGAACGGACCTATGGCAAAATGCCGGATCTGAGTGCCGGGGAACGCAGAAACCTGGAAAAAATGACCCGGGCAATTGCTGCCAAAATGCTCCACGATCCGCTGCAGTATCTGAAGAACAATGACTGCGAACGAAGTAATGAAAAAAAGGTCTACAATTTGCGCAATATTTTCAAGCTGGAGGATGGAAAAAGTAATAAACCGTGATATGCTGAGATGAGATTGAAAAGGAGAAATCCAGCGCGGGGAAGTTTTCTTGAAGTCAGAGTTTATATGGGTGCTTATGGCAACGCCATCTTATCCCGGAGGCCCTTCATCTCTTCTGTTCCGCAAACGGGGCAATTGGCATTTTTCCTGAGTGTAACTTCCCGGAATTTCGTATTGAGGGCATTGAAGGTGAGGAGCCTGTTGGTGAGCAGTTCTCCTTTGCCAAGCACGAATTTGATCGCTTCATTGGCCTGCAGTGTCCCTATGATTCCGGCTGCCACGCCGATAACCCCTGTCTGGCTTGAGGCCGGCACGGCACCGGTTGGCGGTGGTTTCTTGAAAATGCAGCGGTAACAGGCCGATTGCTTCGGTTGGATGGTGAAGGTCTGTCCGTCAAAACGCAATATGCCTCCATGTGAATAAGGCACTCCGGAGAGGACGCAGGCGTCGTTCACCAGGAATTTTGCCGGAAAATTATCGGTGCCGTCAATGACAAAATCATAGTCCCTGACGATATCCATGATATTGTCGGCATCCAGCATTTCACGGTGGACGGAGACGTCGACGTCCGGATTGAGCCGGTGTATCTTTTCTTTTGCCGAATCAACCTTGGGCCTGCCGATATCTTCGCTGGCATGAATGATCTGCCTCTGCAGATTGCTCAGATCAACCGAATCACCGTCGGCGATACCGATTGTGCCGACACCGGCTGCCGCCAGATATAAGAGTGCCGGAGATCCCAGCCCGCCCGCGCCGATAACCAGGATTTTTGCTTCGGCAATTTTCCGCTGTCCTTCTATACCGATGTCTTTAAGTATTAAATGGCGTGAATAGCGCTCCAGCTGTGCATCATTAAAATCCATGGGTCTATCCTTATCTGCATTCAGGTTCCTTTTTAATCGCTAGTAGTGCTAGCGGAAATGTAGACTACCACCGCGCCGGGATCAATAAAAATAAGAATGGAACAGTTTTCAAGTCCAGTTTCTATAGCATTATTGGAAGCTTCTTGCTTTAATGTTTTCAAGGTATTACTTAAATGCAGACTGCTCATCTTCGGGTTTGTGCCGGCAAGCCTGGTTCCCCCGAGACCGGAACAAATCTTCAATAAGCAAACTTATTATCTGGAGGAATACTACATGAAAAATTTTGTCCGTACTGCTCTATGCGTCGCAATTCTGCTGGTGATTGCCACGCCTGTTCTTGCCGCGGAGAAAGTCCGCTGGAAATTTGCCATGACCTGGTCAAGCACCTTAACCCCGCTTTCAAATTCAGGTCCCTGGCTGGCGAAGATGGTCAGCGATATGACCGGTGGAAACTTTGAGATACGTATCGAGGGAGCCGAAAAACATAAGGCACCGCTCGGCATCCTGGATATGGTCAAGGGCGGCCAGTATCAGATGGGACATAGCGCCTCCTACTATTGGAAGGGCAAGGATGTCACCACCACCTTTTTTACCACAGCGCCCTTCAGTATGACAGCTTCAGAGCAATATGCCTGGTTTTACTATGGCGGCGGCCTCGATCTGATGCAGAAAGTCTATAGCAAGTTCGATGTCTATTCGTTCCCGGGAGGAAATACCGGTGTCCAGATGGGCGGCTGGTTCGCCAAAGAGATCAAATCTCTTCAGGATCTGCAGGGGCTGAAAATGCGAATTCCCGGTCTTGCCGGAGAGGTCTTTGCCAAACTTGGTGTCAATGTGACCAATATAGCGCCAGGCGAGCTGTATACCGCACTCGAGCTGGGAACTATCGATGCCCTCGAGTGGGTCGGCCCGGGAATGGATATCAAGATGGGTTTTCATAAAATAGCACCATACTATTATGCCGGCTGGCACGAGCCCGCTTCCGAGCTGCAGTTTCTGGTAAACAAGAAGGCTTATGAAGAACTGTCGCCAGAATATCAGGCTGTTCTGAAAACAGCCATGGAGGCAGTAGTCATCAGAATGACAGCTGCCAATTTTGAAGTCAATGCCAAAGCCTGGGACCAGATGAAAAGGGAATATCCTGACATCAAAATAATGACATTTCCCGATCCGGTCCTGAAAGCAATGAAACAGGCAACCGATGAGGTCCTGGCAGGATATGCTGCAGAAAATGAGGAATTCAAGGAAGTCTATGAATCCCGTAAGGCTTATCTGGATGTAGCGCGCAAGTGGACGAAAGTCTCGGAGCAGTACTATCTGGAGGCGTATGATGTCGTGGAAGAATAAAGATTAAAACTGATCAGGTAGTTGCAAAACCAATACTTCCTGCCTTAGACCTTGCAGATTGTTTTCTCGTCATTTTTTTGCGAGAAAATAATCTGCTTAAAGGTTCTTATCCAGCTCAGCCGGGTTCTCTTAATTAGTCGGAGCCGATCTTTTTGGATTTTAAATGATCCGGATACTTTTCCAACCTTTTTGTGGAGCACCGCAAGAAATAGCTCTGTCTATCCTGACTATCTGATAGTGTATCATCTGTGATTCCATAACCATCGATTTTCCTCGATGTTCCACGGACCTCTGACTGAAGGACACATCCCTCCCGGGAGGGGGTGCTCAAGGCTCGGATTTGCAGGTTCCGGCGACGGAACCCGCCGCGATTGTCTCTTCACAGTTCGATAATATATCGCTTGTTATTTTCACCAGGAGTGGTTAATTATCATGGTATTTGTACGGCTCTTCTGTTATGTCTTTCTGAAAAGCCGGACATTCTCCAGTCCAAATTATTACAGCGAAAGATGTTCTTTTTCCATTAAATATACCATGACTATTATAAAACAAATCAAAACAACTTCAGTGGCTTGCCTGGCGCTGTTTCTTGCCGCTACATTTTCCTTTGCTGAAAATGGAGTCGATCAGAAAAGAAACCAGCTTATCGGTTATATGCTCTATAAGCAGCTGCCTTCACTTCACTTCAGTGACAAAAAGGTGGATAACGAGCTTTCCCAGGCTGCATTTGATCTCTTTCTTAAACAACTCGATTACCAGAAACGTTTTCTTTTAAAAGAAGATATCGAGGAACTC is part of the Desulfopila inferna genome and encodes:
- a CDS encoding peptidylprolyl isomerase, coding for MTFKMFHSPMTAIPALLFTILMLFPHGIAKAQLVDRVVAVVNDDIITLTELQENGREFLEKIQESVPEDQRRQALREAQERILAKLIDQHLISQEAAKVNIDLSDAEFEQSFARNLEKMGVTRQELLAKLKASGLSEEKYMEDQRNQLLRDKLILYEVRSKIIITDEMIREYYAAEYAEELQDGGYYLLQMGFTWGDSEEMRQSPGLLMADKARARREAVETRQQLLDGADFAELARQKSDLPSAVDGGDIGIFQEDEMALTMREAVVKLKAGEITPVLETQNTFQIFKLLSRRQGEVVQQVPFETVKEEIRKKLFESEFNKEYRKWIEEMKKAAYVKKML
- a CDS encoding TlpA disulfide reductase family protein, coding for MLNSPKHSFCLSSSGRIRKSAFLQVVFIGLALLYSTTASGATKMPDFALPNILNENTISSSSFEGKALLLTFFATWCPPCMEEVPTLIKLQEKYGRADFSVIGFSVDQGGAAVVRKFVDKKSINYPVALADARTMQDFGGVYGIPVSFLVNKEGNVVKKYTGYIPQSVLEKDLKKIL
- a CDS encoding undecaprenyl-diphosphate phosphatase, coding for MELLKAVVLGIVQGLTEFLPISSSGHLVIGSELLAFQGKGVAFDVFLHLGSLLAVLLVFRSEIMEMIAAPFQYMAGERSERVQLGLRWNVFVVISLIPAIIVGLFLKDSIESIFSNLLLVFVMLGITGILMIASKYLRLRNIPLQGRHAFLIGCAQALAILPGMSRSGSTIFAGMALGIDRQVVARFSFIMSIPAILGAMVLHLEDLVGSPPPLESMAGIAAGTVAAAVSGYYAIVLLLDIVRKNRLQWFGYYCLALSLAGMLYLYIT
- a CDS encoding precorrin-2 dehydrogenase/sirohydrochlorin ferrochelatase family protein; this translates as MNLYPVNLDLQNRICLIFGGGEVAARKIDALVSCGAAVSVISPEVLPVIEERAEAGKITWLRRSYQRGDMDGAFLVFAATGSRAVQQAIVDEAREKSILVNSASQPEACTFQVPAKVRRGKFLLTVSTGGGSPALASKLRKKLEKEYGPEYQQFIELMSYVRGKIISDGNTQESHKAVFEKLLQLDIAAQIRQQDWFALQKELRTILPENMDVDDVMAAIQAPSATSSSGQDMPCPCKQQPDSEQ
- the ccsB gene encoding c-type cytochrome biogenesis protein CcsB, with translation MISEINYLLFQAIIVVTVSSTALYLVFFVNQKEKIRTIARNVLVLSGILQTLYIITRYILTGHTPITSEHESVFFFVWALTWAYLSFRWRYTVKNFGTFTSMLITVLVLISAMVSKDINPLLPVLKSWWLPVHAGITIFAYAFLGLAFIGALMYLVQEWELKSKRFGYFYSRLPSLDALDQLNTHCLTTGFIFLTLGIVTGTIWARQVLGSYWRWDPKEVWTIITWFIYLIQFHQRLTVGWRGKKAAIMAIIGFCSVIFTLWGVTYLLGGDHFNAR
- the hemA gene encoding glutamyl-tRNA reductase, which gives rise to MPGEKILLLGVNHKTTPVHIREKMALTGGYEQPLLQLKSIKGCKECYLLSTCNRVELLLVTDSVAELENKIIDYLFEEKVSREKSREYLYVYHDDEAVHHFFMVAASLDSMIVGEAQILGQLKEAYRHAAGLNCTGALLNKLLHKSFSVAKRVRSETGIGASAVSISYAAVQLAKKIFGGLKGKKVLLIGAGEMAELAAEHLVGQGVGGVVVANRTFSRALDLAKRFNGKAVSLEELRNQLEYVDIIISSTGATEIIISKDDVKGVMRSRRNRPLFFIDIAVPRDLDPKLIDLDNVFLYDIDDLVSVVEMNKSERDKEAVKARRIVDEESLKFQRWREGMTIAPTIRAMHHKIEKICREELERTYGKMPDLSAGERRNLEKMTRAIAAKMLHDPLQYLKNNDCERSNEKKVYNLRNIFKLEDGKSNKP
- a CDS encoding HesA/MoeB/ThiF family protein codes for the protein MDFNDAQLERYSRHLILKDIGIEGQRKIAEAKILVIGAGGLGSPALLYLAAAGVGTIGIADGDSVDLSNLQRQIIHASEDIGRPKVDSAKEKIHRLNPDVDVSVHREMLDADNIMDIVRDYDFVIDGTDNFPAKFLVNDACVLSGVPYSHGGILRFDGQTFTIQPKQSACYRCIFKKPPPTGAVPASSQTGVIGVAAGIIGTLQANEAIKFVLGKGELLTNRLLTFNALNTKFREVTLRKNANCPVCGTEEMKGLRDKMALP
- a CDS encoding TRAP transporter substrate-binding protein, encoding MKNFVRTALCVAILLVIATPVLAAEKVRWKFAMTWSSTLTPLSNSGPWLAKMVSDMTGGNFEIRIEGAEKHKAPLGILDMVKGGQYQMGHSASYYWKGKDVTTTFFTTAPFSMTASEQYAWFYYGGGLDLMQKVYSKFDVYSFPGGNTGVQMGGWFAKEIKSLQDLQGLKMRIPGLAGEVFAKLGVNVTNIAPGELYTALELGTIDALEWVGPGMDIKMGFHKIAPYYYAGWHEPASELQFLVNKKAYEELSPEYQAVLKTAMEAVVIRMTAANFEVNAKAWDQMKREYPDIKIMTFPDPVLKAMKQATDEVLAGYAAENEEFKEVYESRKAYLDVARKWTKVSEQYYLEAYDVVEE